ATGTAAAAAAGTGGTCTTACCAGTTCCTGCTTTACCTGTTAAAAAAATAGAACGATTTGTTTTATTAACAAATTCCCAAGCTAATTCCAGTTCTTTGTTATGCATTAATTAAACTTCATTTATAATTTATTCACATGCAACCAATATACGATTTTTCATATAAATTTTATGGTTTTAAAAATAAACTTTAATTCCAATAAACCATGGAGGGAGAAGGAAGATTTTTGCTTAAACACAACAATTGGACTTGATCCCCAAAAAATCACTTAGGCTAACCAATTTGTATGCGTAATTTATCAATTCCACAGGTTTATTACTTGATCCGGAGAGGGCGGATATTTTTTTAATAAACTAGGCTCAAGATAAAAAGTTGTGGAGAAAATAAAAAAGAGATTCCTTTGTGTTTTTAAAAGATTTGCAATGTCGTCATCATTTAATAATTTAATTCAATTATTACTTCCCAGTTATATTTTAGAACATTTTGAGTTAGTATCATTTGAACAAAAACAAGAAACCCTTCATTTATATTTAGAAGAGACCAACAAACCTCCAGTAGAATATTCCAATGGTAATTTACGGTCAAAAGGCTTTTTTGAATCTATAACGCTTCAAGATTTTCCTATTAGGGAACACAAAGTGTATCTTCATATCAAAAGAAGAAGATGGCTTAATTTAACCACTAACAAAGTGGTTTTCAGAGACTGGAATTCAGTAGCAAAAGGCACTCGTTTTACTCAAGAGTTTGCCTCTTTTTTAAAAGAGATCAGTCGATACTAACCCTCACGATACTATTAGTATCGCCAATTTTTATGGCGTAAATGGCAAATTGCTTCAAAGGCAATATAAAGATTTTTTAAGTGATTTTAAATCTTGGCAACAGCTTAACCATGCGAAACAATGGCTGTTATATCCTCAAAATATAGGGAAAAATCTATCGATAGACGAAACCGCTTTATCCTATGACGAACTATATACCATTATTACAAATAAAAAAGCCAAAGGCAAAGCAGGAAGTATTGTTGCTATCATTAAAGGGACCAAAGCTGAAAACATCATCCAAATACTCCAAAAAATACCATTAGGGCAAAGAAATAAAGTAGAAGAGGTTACCTTAGATATGGCCCCCAATATGGAACTTATTGTCAAGAAATCATTCCCTGGCGCAACACTTGTTACCGACAGGTTCCATGTGCAAAAATTGGCCATTGAAGCCCTGCAAGAAATCAGGATCAAACATCGGTGGGAAGCAATTGACCAAGAAAACGAAGCTATTGAAAGCGCTAAAAAACAAAAGAAAACCTTTACTGCTGAAATCTTGACTAACGGAGAAACAAAAAAGCAACTTCTTGCCAGAAGTAGATATCTACTCTACAAACGTGAATCAAAATGGACAACTAACCAAAAACAGCGCGCCGAAATACTATTTGATTGTTACCCCGATATTGAACAAGCTTATCGATTATCTATTGAACTATCAAACATCTTTCAAAATACAAACAATAAATTATATGCTTATACCAGATTGGCTAAATGGCATGAAAAAGTAAACCAAGCAGGATTTAAGGCTTTTAATACCATATCAAGGACTATAATCAATCATTACAAAACAATCCTGAACTATTTTGATAACAGAAGCACCAACGCTTCTGCCGAATCCTTTAACGCAAAGATTAAAGCCTTTAGAAGTAAATTTAGAGGCGTCAGGAAGATTGAATTCTTCCTCTTTAGGCTAACCAATTTGTATGCCTAATTTATCAATCCCACAGGTTTATTACTTGATCCATAAACTACTTGAGCAATCAGAAGTTCGCTACAAAGCACAAAAAAGCCCTCCATATCTCTATGAAGGGCTTCCAAAAAAGGCAACGACCTACTCTCCCACAATGCAGTACCATCGGCGCTAACGGGCTTAACTTCTCTGTTCGGAATGGTAAGAGGTGAGCCCCGTCGCTATAACCACCTTAAGTTATAGCTATAGGCATTAAGCTTAAAGCTTAAGGCATACAGCGTTTCGATCAAGACCGAAACAAATATCTTAACATATTGAAAAAAGGGCATTTTCTGCCATAATACACGAACACTATAATAACCGTACCTAACTTATATAAAAAAACAGGCGTACAATAAGCCTATGGGTTATTAGTACTACTCGGCTCTGACATTACTGCCCCTACACCTATAGCCTATCAACGTGGTCATCTCCCACGACCCTTTAAAGAAATCTCATCTTGTGGTGGGTTTCGCGCTTATATGCTTTCAGCGCTTATCCCTTCCGAACGTAGCTACTCTGCAGTGCTCCTGGCGGAACAACAGATACACCAGAGGTTCGTCCAACCCGGTCCTCTCGTACTAGGGTCAGATCCACTCAAATTTCTAGCGCCCACTGTAGATAGAGACCGAACTGTCTCACGACGTTCTGAACCCAGCTCGCGTGCCACTTTAATGGGCGAACAGCCCAACCCTTGGGACCTTCTCCAGCCCCAGGATGTGACGAGCCGACATCGAGGTGCCAAACCCCCCCGTCGATATGAGCTCTTGGGGGAGATCAGCCTGTTATCCCCGGCGTACCTTTTATCCTTTGAGCGATGGCCCTTCCATGCGGAACCACCGGATCACTATGCTCTTGTTTCCAACCTGATCGACTTGTAGGTCTCTCAGTCAAGCACCCTTATGCCATTGCACTCTACGCACGGTTACCAAGCGTGCTGAGGGTACCTTTAGAAGCCTCCGTTACTCTTTTGGAGGCGACCACCCCAGTCAAACTACCCACCAAGCACTGTCCCCTTTGTCCAAGGGTTAGACTCTAGACAAGCAAAGGGTGGTATTTCAACAATGACTCCACCGCGCCTGGCGACGCAGCTTCAAAGTCTCCCACCTATCCTACACATTACTTGTCCAAAACCAATACTAAGCTATAGTAAAGGTGCACGGGGTCTTTTCGTCCCACAGCGGGTAATCGGCATCTTCACCGATACTACAATTTCACCGAGCTCATGGCTGAGACAGTGTCCAGATCGTTGCACCATTCGTGCAGGTCGGAACTTACCCGACAAGGAATTTCGCTACCTTAGGACCGTTATAGTTACGGCCGCCGTTTACTGGGGCTTCATTTAAGACCTTCGCATTGCTGCTAAGCCCTCCACTTAACCTTCCAGCACCGGGCAGGTGTCAGGCCATATACGTCATCTTTCGATTTAGCATAGCCCTGTGTTTTTGATAAACAGTCGCCTGGACCTTTTCACTGCGGCCCCACCGAGGTGGGGCGACTCTTCTCCCGAAGTTACGAGTCTATTTTGCCTAATTCCTTAGCCATGAATCTCTCGAGCACCTTAGAATTCTCATCCCAACTACCTGTGTCGGTTTAGGGTACGGGCTGCTTCACTCGCTTTTCTTGGAAGTCGCTACTCTGGATTATCACCTTGGCCGAGGCCTCAGTGTACTATCGCCGTGTTGCCACTGGCTTCAACGCACTATTCCGTCAGTGCGCACCAAATTTACGCCTCCGTCACTTTTATCGTGAGCAGGTACGGGAATATTAACCCGTTGTCCATCCACTACCCCTTTCGGGTTCGCGTTAGGTCCCGACTAACCCTCAGCTGATTAGCATAGCTGAGGAAACCTTAGTCTTTCGGTGTGCGGGTTTCTCGCCCGCATTATCGTTACTTATGCCTACATTTTCTTTTGTAGCTTCTCCAGCATGCCTCACAGCACACCTTCGACGACACTACAATGCTCCCCTACCGATATTTCTATCCCATAGCTTCGGTAATATGTTTATGCCCGATTATTATCCATGCCGAACCGCTCGACTAGTGAGCTGTTACGCACTCTTTAAATGAATGGCTGCTTCCAAGCCAACATCCTAGCTGTCTAAGCAGTTCAACCTCGTTATTTCAACTTAACATATATTTTGGGACCTTAGCCGATGGTCTGGGTTCTTTCCCTCTCGGACATGGACCTTAGCACCCATGCCCTCACTGCTGATTAACGTTTTATAGCATTCGGAGTTTGTCAGGAATTGGTAGGCGGTGAAGCCCCCGCATCCAATCAGTAGCTCTACCTCTATAAAACTATGGATCAACGCTGCACCTAAATGCATTTCGGGGAGTACGAGCTATTTCCGAGTTTGATTGGCCTTTCACCCCTACCCACAGGTCATCCGAAGACTTTTCAACGTCAACCGGTTCGGCCCTCCACTGTATGTTACTACAGCTTCAGCCTGCCCATGGGTAGATCACACGGTTTCGCGTCTACCACTACTGACTAAAGCGCCCTGTTCAGACTCGCTTTCGCTACGGATCCGTGACTTAATCACTTAACCTTGCCAGCAACGGTAACTCGTAGGCTCATTATGCAAAAGGCACGCCGTCACCCCAAAGGGCTCCGACCGCTTGTAAGCGTATGGTTTCAGGTTCTGTTTCACTCCCTTATTCAGGGTTCTTTTCACCTTTCCCTCACGGTACTAGTTCACTATCGGTCTCTCAGGAGTATTTAGCCTTATCGGATGGTCCCGACTGTTTCATACAGGATTACTCGTGTCCCGCACTACTCAGGATACCACTATCTCAACATTCTTTGCTTATACCGGGCTATCACCGTCTATGGCCCCTCTTTCCAAAGGGTTCTAATTCATCCTGTCTCGAATATCGTGGTCCTACAACCCCGATCCTGCCGTAACAGAATCGGTTTGGGCTAGTCCGCGTTCGCTCGCCACTACTAACGGAATCACTATTGTTTTCTTCTCCTCCGGGTACTTAGATGTTTCAGTTCCCCGGGTTTGCCTCCTTGCGGATACTATGTCTTCAACATAGTGGGTTGCCCCATTCGGATATCTGCGGATCAATTCGTGTGTGCCGATCCCCGCAGCTTTTCGCAGCTTATCACGTCCTTCATCGCCTCTGAGAGCCTAGGCATTCCCCATACGCCCTTATTTAGCTTATTGTACTTTTTGCTTTTTTAATGAGTTACTGTTCAATCTACAATTTTCGGTCCATATAAACAGTAATTGAATACCCTTCCATACTTTCCTACACCTCGTAAACCAAACGTTTTTTGATCGATTGGATATCGCTCGTGGTGATTCCAACCAATCCAAATTATTATTTAAAACTGGATAATTCCAATCTTAATTTTCATGTATCTTTTTTCAATATGTCAATGAACGTTTGCAATTGACAATTGCCTACTGGCAATTATCAACTATTCGTGGAGAATATCGGAGTCGAACCGATGACCTCCTGCGTGCAAGGCAGGCGCTCTAGCCAGCTGAGCTAATCCCCCATTTGGAATCCGGAATTTCGAATTCAGAATTACGAATGTTGAATCCTCTGCTCTAGAATTTCCTTTCAGTATGTTATGAACGTTCCAATTATCAATTGTCAATTTCCAATTGGACCTGTAGTCTCAGGCAGACTCGAACTGCCGACCTCTACATTATCAGTGTAGCGCTCTAACCAGCTGAGCTATGAGACTGTTTCCAATAGACCCCAGACCATAGATTCAAGATCCAAGACTAAAAGTCCTGTTTCCTGCCTCTCGTCTCTTGTTTCTATCTTATTATTTTAAATTAACAGCAATGAGAACAAACTACTCTTTTCTTGGTTTTTTGTGCTTCCTCTTAATCGTCTTTCTCTAGAAAGGAGGTGTTCCAGCCGCACCTTCCGGTACGGCTACCTTGTTACGACTTAGCCCTAGTTACCGATTTTACCCTAGGCCGCTCCTTGCGGTGACGGACTTCAGGCACTCCCAGCTTCCATGGCTTGACGGGCGGTGTGTACAAGGCCCGGGAACGTATTCACCGCATCATGGCTGATATGCGATTACTAGCGATTCCAGCTTCACGGAGTCGAGTTGCAGACTCCGATCCGAACTGTGATAGGGTTTGTAGATTCGCTCCTGGTCGCCCAGTGGCTGCTCTCTGTCCCTACCATTGTAGCACGTGTGTAGCCCAGGACGTAAGGGCCGTGATGATTTGACGTCATCCCCACCTTCCTCACAGTTTGCACTGGCAGTCTTGCTAGAGTTCCCGACTTGACTCGCTGGCAACTAACAACAGGGGTTGCGCTCGTTATAGGACTTAACCTGACACCTCACGGCACGAGCTGACGACAACCATGCAGCACCTTGTAAGTGGTCCGAAGAAATAGCTGTCTCCAGCTAATGCAACTTACATTTAAGCCCTGGTAAGGTTCCTCGCGTATCATCGAATTAAACCACATGCTCCACCGCTTGTGCGGGCCCCCGTCAATTCCTTTGAGTTTCAGGCTTGCGCCCGTACTCCCCAGGTGGGATACTTATCACTTTCGCTTAGCCACTCAGGTAAACCCGAACAGCTAGTATCCATCGTTTACGGCGTGGACTACCAGGGTATCTAATCCTGTTCGCTCCCCACGCTTTCGTCCATCAGTGTCAATGCAATGTTAGTGATCTGCCTTCGCAATTGGTATTCTATGTAATATCTATGCATTTCACCGCTACACTACATATTCTAACCACTTCACATTGATTCAAGATAGCCAGTATCAAAGGCAATTCTACAGTTGAGCTGCAGGATTTCACCTCTGACTTAACCATCCACCTACGGACCCTTTAAACCCAATGATTCCGGATAACGCTTGGATCCTCCGTATTACCGCGGCTGCTGGCACGGAGTTAGCCGATCCTTATTCTTACGGTACCGTCAAGCTGCCACACGTGGCAGTGTTTCTTCCCGTACAAAAGCAGTTTACAACCCATAGGGCAGTCTTCCTGCACGCGGCATGGCTGGATCAGGGTTGCCCCCATTGTCCAATATTCCTCACTGCTGCCTCCCGTAGGAGTCTGGTCCGTGTCTCAGTACCAGTGTGGGGGATCCCCCTCTCAGGGCCCCTATCTATCGTTGCCATGGTGTGCCGTTACCACTCCATCTAGCTAATAGAACGCATACCCATCTCTTACCGTAACCTTTAATAATAACTTGATGCCAAGTAACTATACTATGCGGTGTTAATCCAAATTTCTCTGGGCTATCCCGCAGTAAGAGGCAGGTTGTATACGCGTTACGCACCCGTGCGCCGGTCTCAAGGGAGCAAGCTCCCTCTACCCCTCGACTTGCATGTGTTAGGCCTGCCGCTAGCGTTCATCCTGAGCCAGGATCAAACTCTTCATCGTTAATTTATATCGGACGTTAAAACGTCCTTGTTAACAACTAATCGGAATTTCCAATACTCAAAATGGCTTGTTCTCTTTGTCGATCTTCGCCGTTTCCGGCTCGATCTTACGCTGTCAATTCAATATGTCTATGAACTTGTTTCTTTCTTTCCCCAGCTCGTTTCCTTGCTAAGCGGGTGCAAATATAAAACCCTTTTTTTAACCCCACAATAGTTTCGGTATTTTTTTTGAGGTTTTTTTTTCGAACCCTAAACCTTGATACCCCTAACCTTTTATGAACTTCGCTTCGTTGGCTGCTGCCCTTTTTAGCGGCTGCAAACTTACGATGCTTTTTTTTAATCCACAATAGTTTTTTGATATTTTTTTCGGTTTATTTTTCGGGGCGTTTTTACCGCCTGAAAACCAAAATACCCAACCTGCCTATGAACGTTTGCCGTTAACGGATACTGCCGTTTTTAGCGGCTGCAAACATACTGCCCTTTTTCCTTTCCGCAATGGCTTTTTTTAAGTTTTTTTGGTTTTTTTATGCCTTTTTTTTCTTCTGCGTGGTTTTCAATATGTTACGCCAAAGGTTTTCTTCCGGGACGGGCGTTTTGGGCATCGGACATGGGCATCGGCCGGCCGTTTTGGGGCAAGGGGCATCGGGAAAATACCCCGGGAGGCCCCTTCCCGGGCTTAAAAATATATTGTGCCCACTGGATGACCGGTGGTTTTTACACATATATATAAGGGGCATTTGCTAAAATGGACCTTGCCAAGGGAGATGGGCCCCTGCTATATATCCATGTACTTTATCGGTGCGCGCGTTAGGGATGGCAGTGGAAAGCCCACAGCGAGGCACGAGCGAGGACTTGCAACGGACAGCCCGACCCGATAGGGAACGCCCTAATTATTTATCTATTAAAAATTATACCTATATATATTGAACTCGTTTAAACTTTTTACAATTGGTTAAAAAATTGTCCTTTTACACTCACTTTTTGCCTTTTCTTCGTTCCATAGCCCTGCTATGCAACTCTAAAATGTCTTCAATCGAGCGCAAAATGACTAATTTTCGCTTCAATTAAAAAAGTTTAAACGAGTTCATTGTATGTATTTGTTTATACTCCTATCTTTGCACACTGAATTTAATTTATTTTAATGATACATATTACATTACCCGATGGCAGTGTGAAAACGTTTGAAGCGAGCGTTACACCAATGGATGTTGCAAAAAGCATTAGTGAAGGATTTGCTAGAAACGTGATTTCAGCAAATTTTAATGGTACAACCGTGGAAACCGTAACGCCTTTAACCACCGACGGCTCGTTGGTTTTATATACTTGGAACGACAGCGAAGGAAAAACGGCCTTTTGGCATTCATCTGCTCACGTGTTAGCGCAGGCTATTGAAGAACTATATAAAGGTGCTAAACTTACTATTGGTCCTGCGATTGAAAACGGGTTTTATTACGATGTTGATTTTGGTGAACATGTAGTATCTGAAAAAGATTTTAAAGCGATTGAAGACAAGATGTTGGAAATTGCTCGTGGAAAGCATGATTTTAAAATGCGCTCTGCTACAAAAGCTGAAGCCTTAGATTTATATAAAGGTAATGAGTTTAAAACAGAGTTAATTACAAATCTTGAAGATGGCACGATTACTTTTTGTGATCATTCTACGTTTACAGATTTGTGTCGTGGTGGCCATATACCAAATACTGGCATTATAAAAGCCGTTAAAATCTTAAGTGTTGCTGGTGCTTATTGGAGAGGTAATGAAAACAATCCGCAATTGACACGTGTTTATGCTATTTCATTTCCAAAGCAAAAAGAGCTTACAGAATATTTGGAATTACTTGAAGAAGCTAAAAAACGCGACCATAGAAAACTCGGCAAAGAATTGGAGTTGTTTACATTTTCCCAAAAAGTGGGGCAAGGACTTCCTTTGTGGTTGCCAAAAGGTGCTGCATTACGTGAACGTCTAGAGAATTTTTTGAAAGCAGCACAAAAAAAGGCTGGTTACGAAATGGTCATTACACCTCATATTGGACAAAAAGAACTTTATGTTACTTCCGGGCATTATGCTAAATATGGTGCCGATAGTTTTCAGCCAATACATACACCAAAAGAAGGTGAAGAATTTTTGTTAAAGCCCATGAACTGTCCGCATCACTGCGAAATTTACAACAACAGCCAATGGAGCTATAAAGATCTACCTAAGCGTTATGCTGAATTTGGCACTGTATATAGATATGAACAAAGTGGTGAATTACATGGTTTAACACGTGTAAGGGGGTTTACTCAAGATGATGCGCATTTATTTTGTACACCAGACCAACTAGATACTGAGTTTAAAAATGTGATTGATTTGGTACTTTATGTATTTGGCTCGTTAGGATTTGAAAATTTTACCGCCCAAGTATCGTTAAGAGATCCTGAAAATCCTGATAAATATATAGGTAGCTTAGAAAACTGGGAGAAAGCTGAAAATGCTATTATGAGTGCCACCATAGATAAAGGTTTGAATTATACCGTAAAAACTGGTGAAGCTGCTTTTTATGGACCTAAACTAGATTTTATGGTAAAAGATGCGCTTGGTCGTCAATGGCAATTAGGTACTATTCAAGTCGATTACAACTTACCTGAGCGTTTCAATTTAACGTATAAAGGCAGTGATAATGAATTACACAGACCTGTAATGATACATCGAGCTCCTTTTGGAAGTATGGAGCGTTTTATTGCTATTTTATTAGAACATACCGCTGGTAATTTCCCACTTTGGTTGATGCCAACACAGGCTATTATACTGTCAATTAGTGAGAAATATGAAAAATACGCTGAAAAAGTTTTAAATTTGCTAGAAAATGACGAAATTCGCGCCCTTGTAGACCATAGGAATGAAACAATTGGTAAGAAAATTAGGGAAGCTGAAATGCAAAAACACCCTTTTATGATTATCATTGGTGAGCAAGAAGAAAAAGAAAACAAAATAACTGTGCGCATGCACGGAGGAGAAGATTTAGGAATGATTTCTATTGAAGACTTCTCAAAAATTATCAAAACAGAAATAAGCAAAACGTTAAAACCGTTTTAAATAAGTTTAACTTAAAAAATATAAAGCCATAGCAATTAGAAGAAAATCGCAACCCGCAAAAAGGGTTTCACAAGAGGATAAACATAGAATTAACTCTAAGATTAGTGCACCCAACGTTCGTCTGGTAGGCGAAAACGTAGAAATAGGTGTGTATTCTACCAGAGATGCTTTAAAAATAGCAGACGAGCAAGGATTTGATCTAGTAGAGATTTCTCCAAATGCAGATCCTCCTGTTTGTAAAGTTATGGATTATAAAAAGTTTCTTTACGAACAAAAGAAGCGTGATAAAGTTATTAAAGCCAAAGCTACTAAAGTTGTAATTAAAGAAATTCGATTTGGACCTCAAACCGACGATCATGATTACGAGTTTAAAAAGAAGCATGCCGAAAAGTTCTTAAAAGAAGGTGCTAAACTTAAAGCATTTGTTTTCTTTAAAGGACGTTCTATCGTGTTTAAAGAGCAAGGACAGATTTTATTATTAAGATTGGCCCAAGATCTTGAAGAATTTGGTAAAGTAGAACAAATGCCTCAATTGGAAGGCAAACGTATGACCATGTTTATTGCTCCAAAAAAGTAAAGAAAAGTATATCTTATATAAATAAGATGCTGAAATAAATTCAGCACAACGTAATTAAGCGAAATAATTAAAACCTAGGAAAAGAAAATGCCTAAAATGAAAACAAAATCGAGTGCCAAAAAACGCTTTAAGCTAACTGGTACTGGTAAGATTAAAAGAAAGCACGCTTTTAAAAGTCATATCTTAACAAAGAAGTCTAAAAAACGTAAGCTCGCTTTGACGCATGATACATTAGTAGATAAGGCGGATGAGAATAATGTTAAATTGATGTTACGTTTAAAGTAACAACTTTTTAACCGGTTAAAATAAATTATAAACCCTGGAGTTAGGCCATAAAGAATTCAGAATTCAGAATTCAAAATTCAGAATTAAAGAATCGCCTACTACAAAAAAACAATTAAAATTATGCCAAGATCAGTAAATTCTGTAGCAAAAAGAGCCCGAAGAAAAAAGGTTCTAAAACAAGCAAAAGGTTACTTTGGACGTCGTAAAAACGTTTGGACAGTAGCAAAAAATGCGGTTGAGAAAGCGATGCAATATTCGTATAGAGACCGTAGAAACAAAAAGAGAACATTCCGTGCATTATGGAT
This genomic window from Mariniflexile sp. TRM1-10 contains:
- a CDS encoding ISAon1 family transposase — its product is MLQRQYKDFLSDFKSWQQLNHAKQWLLYPQNIGKNLSIDETALSYDELYTIITNKKAKGKAGSIVAIIKGTKAENIIQILQKIPLGQRNKVEEVTLDMAPNMELIVKKSFPGATLVTDRFHVQKLAIEALQEIRIKHRWEAIDQENEAIESAKKQKKTFTAEILTNGETKKQLLARSRYLLYKRESKWTTNQKQRAEILFDCYPDIEQAYRLSIELSNIFQNTNNKLYAYTRLAKWHEKVNQAGFKAFNTISRTIINHYKTILNYFDNRSTNASAESFNAKIKAFRSKFRGVRKIEFFLFRLTNLYA
- the rpmI gene encoding 50S ribosomal protein L35; the encoded protein is MPKMKTKSSAKKRFKLTGTGKIKRKHAFKSHILTKKSKKRKLALTHDTLVDKADENNVKLMLRLK
- the infC gene encoding translation initiation factor IF-3 encodes the protein MAIRRKSQPAKRVSQEDKHRINSKISAPNVRLVGENVEIGVYSTRDALKIADEQGFDLVEISPNADPPVCKVMDYKKFLYEQKKRDKVIKAKATKVVIKEIRFGPQTDDHDYEFKKKHAEKFLKEGAKLKAFVFFKGRSIVFKEQGQILLLRLAQDLEEFGKVEQMPQLEGKRMTMFIAPKK
- the rplT gene encoding 50S ribosomal protein L20, translating into MPRSVNSVAKRARRKKVLKQAKGYFGRRKNVWTVAKNAVEKAMQYSYRDRRNKKRTFRALWIARINAGAREYGLSYSQFMGKLKANDIELNRKVLADLAMNNPEAFKAVIEKVK
- the thrS gene encoding threonine--tRNA ligase; amino-acid sequence: MIHITLPDGSVKTFEASVTPMDVAKSISEGFARNVISANFNGTTVETVTPLTTDGSLVLYTWNDSEGKTAFWHSSAHVLAQAIEELYKGAKLTIGPAIENGFYYDVDFGEHVVSEKDFKAIEDKMLEIARGKHDFKMRSATKAEALDLYKGNEFKTELITNLEDGTITFCDHSTFTDLCRGGHIPNTGIIKAVKILSVAGAYWRGNENNPQLTRVYAISFPKQKELTEYLELLEEAKKRDHRKLGKELELFTFSQKVGQGLPLWLPKGAALRERLENFLKAAQKKAGYEMVITPHIGQKELYVTSGHYAKYGADSFQPIHTPKEGEEFLLKPMNCPHHCEIYNNSQWSYKDLPKRYAEFGTVYRYEQSGELHGLTRVRGFTQDDAHLFCTPDQLDTEFKNVIDLVLYVFGSLGFENFTAQVSLRDPENPDKYIGSLENWEKAENAIMSATIDKGLNYTVKTGEAAFYGPKLDFMVKDALGRQWQLGTIQVDYNLPERFNLTYKGSDNELHRPVMIHRAPFGSMERFIAILLEHTAGNFPLWLMPTQAIILSISEKYEKYAEKVLNLLENDEIRALVDHRNETIGKKIREAEMQKHPFMIIIGEQEEKENKITVRMHGGEDLGMISIEDFSKIIKTEISKTLKPF
- a CDS encoding ISAon1 family transposase N-terminal region protein, which encodes MSSSFNNLIQLLLPSYILEHFELVSFEQKQETLHLYLEETNKPPVEYSNGNLRSKGFFESITLQDFPIREHKVYLHIKRRRWLNLTTNKVVFRDWNSVAKGTRFTQEFASFLKEISRY